The following are encoded together in the Penaeus chinensis breed Huanghai No. 1 chromosome 20, ASM1920278v2, whole genome shotgun sequence genome:
- the LOC125036246 gene encoding uncharacterized protein LOC125036246, whose amino-acid sequence MENDHLYDVSYGRGQLQSASCMKLSIPVTDRELEMRCLDPTTLEPVSPQQKSHPQSPLQYMPLQEAAHGSDQQHLTNNQAPLLVLQNNPGCYGAGAELVESATDFTANPSDQDMDFYSEMKYSKSNHSFDEFRIQQPATQPKGLVDNIADVSALPEFQTSAQQTKDNDVEQPIIIFGPTVEYVTYEGNIFWVIPPASAQQTNNNEARNELSQHFTSGMGETDAQVHPSTVSEIGGTSNLEDNPLWVKLKKPGEGLKQFLRKNWSEMLRHLPIPRPKNRGRTYKWQEEEPEDPAKIKKWLNAIKQKYWRVMQVKAKLPTTETEGLSWQQTFIAICEQTR is encoded by the exons ATGGAG AATGATCACTTATACGATGTATCTTATGGACGTGGCCAACTGCAGTCTGCAAGTTGCATGAAGCTTTCCATCCCGGTGACTGATCGAGAACTAGAAATGAGGTGCTTAGATCCTACTACTTTAGAACCGGTAAGCCCTCAGCAAAAGTCACACCCTCAAAGCCCGTTACAATATATGCCTCTACAGGAAGCTGCACATGGATCCGACCAACAACATTTAACAAATAACCAggctcctcttcttgttcttcaaaaTAATCCTGGCTGCTACGGCGCTGGAGCAGAGCTGGTTGAGAGTGCTACTGATTTCACAGCTAATCCATCGGATCAGGATATGGATTTTTACAGTGAAATGAAGTATTCGAAGTCTAATCACAGCTTTGATGAATTCCGTATTCAGCAGCCAGCAACTCAACCCAAAGGTCTAGTAGACAATATCGCTGACGTGTCTGCATTGCCTGAGTTTCAAACCTCTGCTCAGCagactaaagataatgatgtagAACAGCCAATAATTATATTTGGACCGACTGTGGAGTATGTAACATATGAAGGTAATATTTTTTGGGTTATTCCTCCAGCCTCTGCTCAgcagactaataataatgaagcacGCAACGAATTAAGCCAACACTTTACAAGTGGTATGGGTGAAACAGACGCCCAGGTACACCCTTCTACAGTTTCTGAAATAGGTGGTACCTCAAATTTGGAAGATAATCCTTTATGGGTTAAGCTTAAGAAACCTGGCGAAGGTCTTAAGCAATTTTTACGTAAGAACTGGTCTGAAATGTTACGTCACTTGCCAATTCCTCGCCCAAAGAACAGAGGTCGTACATACAAATGGCAGGAAGAGGAACCTGAGGATCCagcgaaaataaagaaatggCTCAATGCTATCAAGCAGAAGTATTGGCGTGTTATGCAGGTCAAGGCCAAGCTCCCTACCACAGAAACGGAAGGCTTATCATGGCAGCAAACATTTATAGCCATTTGTGAACAAACCCGTTAA